The Vigna unguiculata cultivar IT97K-499-35 chromosome 6, ASM411807v1, whole genome shotgun sequence genome contains a region encoding:
- the LOC114188855 gene encoding protein ILITYHIA: MAESLQSLVSLSELVSTSSTNQRVRVFRREIPAFLSSYASEMSTELASLLTDIVFRTVAIYDDLRSRKAVDEVIVRALGGEVFMKTFAGALVQNMEKQSKSQSHVGCYRLLSWSCLLLSKSQFAALSKNALCRVASAQASLLSLVLQRSFREGRACRKKIFRLFSQSPNIYKVYMEELRNGRIPFKDCPELLMLLLEFSFQSPSLVVEFKPTFLDIYVSAILSAKEKPGKSLTEAFRLLYLQLSHEDFQNIVIPSSVKMLKRNPEIVLESVGILLKSVNLDLSKYAAEILSVVLAQVRHADEGRRDGALSIVRSLSQKSSNPDALDTMFNAIKAVIKGSEGRLTFPYQRVGVVNAIQELSNAPDGKHLISLARTICDFLLSYYKDDGNEEVKIAILSAIASWAVRSTDVIQESLVSFFVSGLKEKETLRKCFLRSLHTISKNEDAILKMLPLFGALVQLVKTGYTKAVQRLDGMYALLLVAKIAAVDIKAEEALVKEKIWALISQNESSVVPISMASKLSIEDSMACVDLLEVLLVEHLQRTLSNFSVRLLLQLLVFFICHPRWDIRRMTYNVTRKIITSAPKLSEDLFLEFSKYLSLIGEKHLALKISDTDISLDPQVSFVPSVEVLVKALLMMSPAALKHTPDSFVRILLCSHHPCVVGSAKRDAVWKRLCKCLQAHGFVVIDIISANVGNFLKILLGPMGLKSANPLEQQAAVLSLSSLMSIIPGDTYVEFEKYLLNIPERFAHDTLSEKDIQIFHTPEGTLSTEQGVYVAESVSAKNTKQAKGRFRMYDDEDDVDHTRSNHSVKRDLPSREAGGAGKKDTGKAAKKAGSDKGKTAKEEARESLLKEEASVRDRVDEIQKNLSLMLRTLGDMAIANSVFAHSRLPSMVKFVEPLMRSPIVSDEAFETMVKLARCTAPPLCDWALDISTALRLIVTDEVHLLLDLVPSVAEEEINERPFRGLFERILDGLSISCKSGALPVDSFSFVFPIIERILLCSKKTKFHDDVLRIFYLHLDPHLPLPRIRMLSVLYHVLGVVPSYQASIGPALNELSLGLQPAEVASALYGVYAKDVHVRMACLNAVKCIPAIANRSLPENIEVSTSIWIALHDPEKSVAQVAEDIWDHYGFDFGTDFSGLYKALSHINYNIRVAAAEALAAALDEHPDSIQESLSTLFSLYIRDMGAGDVNVDAGWLGRQGIALALHSAADVLRTKDLPVVMTFLISRALADPNADVRGRMINAGILIIDKNGKDNVSLLFPIFENYLNKTAPDEEKYDLVREGVVIFTGALAKHLAKDDPKVHAVVDKLLDVLNTPSEAVQRAVSACLSPLMQSKQDDAAALVKRLTDQMMKSEKYGERRGAAFGLAGLVKGFGISSLKKYMIVIKLQESLAERSSAKSREGALLGFECLCETLGRIFEPYVIQILPLLLVSFSDQVVAVREAAEGAARAMMSQLSAQGVKLVLPSLLKGLEDKAWRTKQSSVQLLGAMAYCAPQQLSQCLPKIVPKLTEVLTDTHPKVQSAGQMALQQVGSVIKNPEISALVPTLLKGLSDPNEHTKYSLDILLQTTFVNSIDAPSLALLVPIVHRGLRERSADTKKRAAQIVGNMCSLVTEPKDMIPYIGLLLPEVKKVLVDPIPEVRSVAARAIGSLIGGMGEENFPDLVPWLFDTLKSDNSNVERSGAAQGLSEVLAALGIEYFEHVLPDIIRNCSHPKAPVRDGYLTLFKYLPRSLGVQFQNYLPQVLPAILDGLADENESVRDAALGAGHVLVEHYATTSLPLLLPAVEDGIFNDSWRIRQSSVELLGDLLFKVAGTSGKALLEGGSDDEGSSTEAHGRAIIEVLGRDKRNEVLAALYMVRADVSLSVRQAALHVWKTIVANTPKTLREIMPVLMDTLITSLASPSSERRQVAGRSLGELVRKLGERVLPLIIPILSQGLSDPDSSRRQGVCVGLSEVMASAGKSQLLTFMNDLIPTIRTALCDSVPEVRESAGLAFSTLYKSAGMLAIDEIVPTLLHALEDDETSDTALDGLKQILSVRTSAVLPHILPKLVHPPLSAFNAHALGALAEVAGPGLDFHLCTVLPPLLSAMGDDNKEVQTLAKEAAETVVLVIDDEGIEPLISELVKGVNDSQAVVRRSSSYLIGYFFKNSKLDLDDEAPNMISTLIILLSDPDSSTVAVAWEALSRVIISVPKEVLPSYIKLVRDAVSTSRDKERRKKKGGPIVIPGFCLPKALQPILPIFLQGLISGSAELREQAALGLGELIEVTSEQSLREFVIPITGPLIRIIGDRFPWQVKSAILSTLTSMIKKGGISLKPFLPQLQTTFVKCLQDSTRTVRSSAALALGKLSGLSTRVDPLVSDLLSSLQGSDGGVREAILTALKGVLKHAGKNVSLAVRTRFYNVLKDFIHHDDDQVRIFASSILGILAQYLEDDQLTELIQELSTLANSPSWPARHGSVLTMSSLFRYNPSTIFSSSLFPTIVDCLRDTLKDEKFPLRETSTKALGRLLLYRAKVDPSDTSLYKDVLSLLVLSTRDDSSEVRRRALSAIKAVAKANPSAILSQGTMVGPALAECLKDGNTPVRLAAERCALHAFQLAKGSENVQAAQKYITGLDARRLSKFPEFSDDSDDSDEDTSSS, translated from the exons TCACCTAATATCTATAAAGTCTACATGGAAGAGCTGAGAAATGGACGAATTCCTTTCAAGGATTGTCCTGAATTATTAATGTTGTTGCTGGAGTTCTCATTTCAGTCTCCCTCTTTAGTTGTGGAATTCAAG CCAACGTTTCTTGATATATATGTTAGTGCGATACTGAGTGCAAAAGAAAAGCCTGGAAAGAGTCTTACTGAGGCATTTCGTCTTCTTTATTTGCAACTGTCACAtgaagattttcaaaatattgttATACCATCTTCTGTTAAAATGCTAAAACGCAATCCGGAGATTGTGTTGGAGTCTGTTGGGATTCTTTTGAAGTCTGTTAACCTTGACCTGAGTAAATACGCAGCTGAAATTCTTTCAGTAGTATTAGCACAAGTTCGGCATGCTGATGAAGGGAGAAGGGATGGGGCACTGTCTATAGTCAGGAGTCTGAGCCAAAAATCTAGTAATCCAGATGCATTGGACACAATGTTCAATGCTATCAAAGCTGTTATTAAAG GCTCAGAAGGAAGGCTTACTTTTCCATACCAGAGAGTAGGGGTGGTAAATGCAATACAAGAATTGTCTAATGCACCAGATGGAAAACACCTCATCAGTCTGGCTCGTACAATATGCGATTTTCTTCTATCATACTACAAGGATGATG GAAATGAGGAGGTTAAAATTGCGATTTTGTCAGCCATAGCTTCTTGGGCAGTTAGATCTACAGATGTCATTCAAGAGAGTTTGGTTTCCTTTTTTGTTTCTGGCCTCAAAGAGAAGGAAACGCTAAGAAAGTGTTTTCTGCGTAGTCTACATACTATTTCCAAAAATGAAGATGCTATCTTAAAG ATGTTACCGTTGTTTGGTGCTCTTGTCCAACTTGTTAAAACTGGCTATACTAAGGCAGTACAACGTTTAGATGGCATGTACGCCTTGTTACTAGTTGCAAAGATAGCTGCTGTTGATATTAAAGCTG AGGAAGCATTGGTAAAAGAAAAGATATGGGCTCTGATATCACAAAATGAATCTTCGGTTGTGCCAATTTCTATG GCTTCAAAGCTATCAATTGAGGATAGCATGGCATGTGTTGATCTTCTTGAAGTGCTTCTTGTGGAACATTTACAGCG TACACTATCCAACTTCTCTGTTAGATTGCTGTTACAg TTACTCGTGTTTTTTATATGCCATCCGAGGTGGGATATTCGAAGAATGACATATAACGTTACTAGGAAGATTATCACGTCTGCTCCTAAGTTATCTGAAGATCTATTCTTGGAATTTTCAAAGTACCTTTCTTTGATTGGAGAAAAACATTTAGCCTTAAAAATAAG TGATACTGATATTTCTTTGGATCCTCAAGTTTCGTTTGTTCCATCTGTTGAGGTGTTGGTTAAGGCTTTGCTTATGATGTCACCAGCAGCTCTGAAACATACTCCAGATTCATTTGTCAGAATATTACTTTGCTCACATCATCCATGTGTAGTTGGTAGTGCAAAAAGAGATGCGGTGTGGAAG AGGCTCTGCAAGTGTCTGCAAGCACATGGTTTTGTTgtcattgatattatttcagCTAACGTGGGGAATTTCTTAAAG ATCTTACTGGGACCAATGGGCTTGAAGAGTGCTAATCCTTTAGAACAACAGGCAGCAGTATTGTCGCTGTCAAGCTTGATGTCTATAATCCCTGGAGATACATATGTGGAGTTTGAAAAG TACTTGCTAAATATTCCTGAGCGGTTTGCGCATGATACACTTTCTGAGAAAGACATTCAG ATCTTTCATACACCTGAAGGAACACTTTCAACTGAGCAAGGGGTTTATGTTGCTGAATCTGTTAGTgcaaaaaacacaaaacaagcAAAGGGCCGCTTCCGGATgtatgatgatgaagatgacgtg GATCATACGCGTTCTAACCATTCCGTGAAGAGAGATCTACCTAGTAGAGAAGCTGGTGGTGCAGGGAAAAAGGATACTGGGAAGGCAGCAAAGAAGGCTGGCAGTG ACAAAGGAAAAACAGCGAAAGAAGAAGCAAGAGAATCCCTACTTAAGGAGGAGGCTTCTGTACGAGATAGAGTTGATGAAATACAGAAAAATCTGTCTCTGATGCTAAGAACTCTTGGAGATATGGCAATCGCTAATTCAGTTTTTGCTCATAGTAGGCTGCCTTCAATG GTCAAGTTTGTTGAACCATTAATGCGATCTCCTATTGTAAGCGATGAGGCTTTTGAAACCATGGTGAAACTAGCTAGATGCACTGCTCCCCCTCTATGTGATTGGGCCCTGGACATTTCCACTGCTTTGCGTTTAATTGTGACTGATGAAGTTCATCTTCTGTTGGATCTAGTTCCATCAGTTGCTGAAGAGGAAATCAATGAAAGGCCATTTCGTGGCCTTTTTGAGCGAATTTTAGATGGTCTATCTATTTCTTGTAAATCAGGAGCACTTCCTGtagattctttttcttttgtattcccG ATAATTGAGCGTATTCTTCTGTgctcaaagaaaacaaaatttcatgatGACGTGCTTCGCATATTTTATTTACACCTTGATCCACATCTACCTCTTCCTAGGATTCGAATGTTATCG GTACTTTACCATGTGCTTGGTGTTGTTCCATCCTATCAAGCATCAATAGGACCTGCACTAAATGAGTTGAGCCTTGGTTTGCAACCTGCTGAAGTTGCTTCT GCACTTTATGGAGTTTATGCAAAAGACGTTCATGTAAGAATGGCCTGCTTGAATGCTGTAAAATGTATTCCTGCAATTGCTAATCGATCTCTACCTGAAAACATTGAGGTATCGACAAGTATATGGATAGCTCTACATGATCCTGAGAAG TCAGTTGCGCAAGTGGCAGAAGACATATGGGATCATTATGGTTTTGATTTTGGAACTGATTTTTCAGGGCTTTACAAAGCACTGTCTCACATTAATTACAATATTCGTGTGGCAGCTGCAGAAGCATTGGCTGCTGCCTTGGATGAACATCCAGATTCTATACAA GAGTCCCTGTCCACTTTATTTTCGTTGTATATCCGTGACATGGGTGCCGGAGATGTCAATGTTGATGCTGGTTGGCTTGGTAGGCAAGGAATAGCTTTAGCATTACATTCTGCTGCTGATGTTCTGAGAACAAAAGACTTGCCGGTTGTCATGACATTTCTAATATCAAGGGCTCTG GCTGATCCAAATGCTGATGTTAGAGGCAGAATGATAAATGCTGGTATATTGATCATCGATAAAAATGGAAAGGATAATGTCTCATTGTTATTTCCCATCTTTGAGAACTACTTGAACAAAACA GCTCCAGACgaagaaaaatatgatttggTTCGGGAGGGTGTGGTTATCTTTACTGGAGCTCTGGCAAAGCACTTGGCAAAG GATGATCCTAAGGTTCATGCTGTTGTGGACAAGTTATTGGATGTTTTAAATACACCTTCTGAAGCAGTTCAACGGGCTGTCTCTGCCTGCTTATCTCCATTAATGCAATCAAAACAA GATGATGCAGCTGCTCTTGTTAAGCGGTTGACGGATCAAAtgatgaaaagtgaaaaatacgGAGAGCGCCGTGGGGCTGCTTTTGGACTTGCTGGGTTGGTTAAGGGATTTGGCATTTCCTCCTTGAAAAAGTATATGATTGTGATTAAACTTCAAGAGAGTCTTGCTGAAAG GAGCTCTGCGAAATCTCGTGAAGGAGCCTTACTTGGATTTGAGTGCCTTTGTGAAACACTGGGCAGAATTTTTGAACC GTACGTGATTCAAATATTACCATTACTTTTGGTTTCGTTCTCTGATCAAGTTGTTGCGGTTCGGGAAGCAGCTGAAGGTGCTGCTCGTGCAATGATGTCTCAACTTAGTGCTCAAGGAGTGAAGCTTGTCCTTCCATCTCTTTTGAAG GGTCTTGAAGATAAAGCTTGGAGGACAAAGCAAAGTAGTGTACAACTTCTTGGAGCTATGGCTTATTGTGCTCCTCAACAGTTGTCTCAGTGTCTGCCTAAGATTGTTCCAAAATTGACTGAG GTTTTGACTGATACACATCCTAAAGTCCAGTCGGCTGGGCAAATGGCCCTTCAACAG GTTGGGAGTGTCATAAAGAATCCAGAAATATCTGCTCTTGTCCCTACTCTACTTAAGGGACTCAGTGATCCAAATGAGCATACAAAATATTCCCTTGATATCCTTCTCCAA ACAACCTTTGTTAATTCGATTGATGCCCCTTCACTTGCATTATTAGTACCAATAGTACATCGAGGGTTGAGGGAACGCAGTGCTGACACTAAAAAGAGGGCAGCCCAAATAGTTGGCAACATGTGTTCCTTGGTTACAGAACCGAAGGATATGATTCCGTATATAGGATTGCTACTTCCTGAAGTAAAAAAG GTGCTTGTGGATCCTATACCTGAAGTTCGGTCAGTTGCTGCTAGAGCCATTGGATCCCTTATAGGAGGAATGGGTGAAGAAAATTTCCCTGATCTTGTCCCATGGTTGTTTGACACATTGAAGTCTGATAATAGTAATGTTGAACGCTCTGGAGCTGCACAAGGGCTGAGTGAG GTCTTAGCTGCTCTTGGTATTGAGTACTTTGAGCATGTACTTCCTGACATTATTCGAAATTGCTCCCATCCGAAAGCACCTGTACGAGATGGATACTTGACTCTGTTCAAG TACTTGCCACGGTCATTAGGAGTCCAGTTTCAAAATTATCTGCCCCAGGTGCTGCCTGCTATTCTAGATG GTCTTGCTGATGAAAATGAATCTGTACGAGATGCTGCACTAGGGGCTGGCCATGTTCTTGTCGAGCATTATGCAACAAC TTCTCTACCCCTTCTCCTTCCTGCTGTTGAGGATGGCATTTTTAATGACAGTTGGCGAATTCGACAGAGCTCAGTCGAGCTGTTGGGTGATCTATTATTCAAA gTTGCTGGAACTTCAGGTAAAGCTTTACTTGAGGGTGGCAGTGATGATGAAGGTTCTAGTACAGAGGCACATGGTCGTGCCATTATTGAAGTTCTGGGGCGTGATAAGCGTAATGAAGTACTTGCTGCGTTGTATATGGTCCGAGCTGATGTCAGTTTGTCAGTGCGTCAG GCTGCATTACACGTGTGGAAAACTATTGTTGCAAATACCCCCAAGACTCTAAGGGAAATTATGCCAGTTCTGATGGACACCTTGATTACGTCCCTTGCATCACCATCATCGGAAAGGCGGCAG GTTGCTGGACGATCACTGGGTGAGCTTGTCAGGAAGCTTGGTGAACGGGTACTTCCCTTGATAATTCCAATCTTATCCCAGGGGCTGAGCGACCCTGACAGCAGCAGAAGACAG GGTGTATGTGTTGGTCTGAGTGAAGTGATGGCAAGTGCTGGTAAGAGTCAGTTGTTGACTTTCATGAACGATCTCATCCCAACTATTCGGACTGCACTCTGTGATAG TGTGCCTGAGGTTCGTGAGTCAGCTGGCTTAGCATTCAGCACCTTATATAAG AGTGCTGGAATGCTAGCTATAGACGAGATTGTTCCAACACTTTTACATGCATTGGAGGATGATGAAACTTCTGATACCGCACTTGATGGTCTTAAGCAAATTTTAAG TGTCCGTACAAGTGCAGTATTGCCACATATTTTACCGAAACTGGTTCATCCTCCATTGTC TGCCTTCAATGCACATGCTTTAGGAGCTTTAGCAGAGGTTGCTGGTCCTGGACTTGACTTTCATCTTTGTACTGTGCTTCCACCTTTGCTATCTGCAATGGGTGACGATAACAAG GAGGTGCAAACATTGGCTAAGGAAGCTGCTGAAACAGTTGTCTTAGTTATTGATGACGAAGGTATTGAGCCACTCATATCAGAGCTGGTCAAAGGTGTTAATGACAGTCAG GCTGTTGTAAGAAGATCAAGTTCATATCTGATAGGATATTTCTTCAAAAATAGCAAGTTAGATCTGGATGATGAAGCTCCAAACATGATATCTACCTTAATCATCTTGCTAAGTGATCCTGATTCATCTACTGTTGCT GTTGCTTGGGAAGCTTTGTCAAGGGTCATTATTTCGGTTCCCAAGGAGGTTCTTCCTTCTTATATAAAACTTGTTCGAGATGCTGTGTCAACATCCCGTGACAAGGAACGGAGGAAGAAGAAG GGAGGGCCAATTGTCATACCTGGATTTTGTCTTCCTAAAGCACTTCAGCCTATATTGCCAATTTTTCTCCAA GGTCTGATAAGCGGGTCTGCTGAATTGCGGGAGCAGGCTGCTCTGGGACTTGGCGAATTGATAGAAGTGACCAGTGAGCAATCACTCAGGGAGTTTGTCATCCCAATAACAgg GCCTCTTATCCGAATTATAGGTGATCGATTCCCATGGCAAGTGAAGAGTGCCATCTTGTCTACTTTAAcatcaatgataaaaaaaggtGGAATCTCCTTGAAGCCTTTTCTTCCTCAGCTGCAAACAACATTTGTCAAATGTCTACAGGATTCTACAAG AACTGTTCGATCTAGTGCTGCCTTGGCACTTGGGAAGCTTAGCGGACTCAGTACCAGGGTTGACCCTTTAGTTAGTGATTTGCTGTCCAGTTTGCAG ggATCAGATGGCGGTGTACGAGAAGCTATTCTGACTGCTCTAAAGGGTGTCTTGAAGCATGCTGGGAAAAATGTGAGCTTGGCTGTTAGAACTCGTTTTTACAATGTTCTCAAGGATTTTATTCATCATGACGATGATCAAGTTCGGATATTTGCTTCTAGCATATTGGGAATCTTGGCACAG TACCTTGAAGATGATCAGCTCACAGAGTTGATTCAAGAACTGTCAACTTTAGCTAATTCACCAAGCTGGCCAGCCAGGCATGGTTCCGTCCTTACAATGTCTTCCTTGTTTCGTTACAATCCCTCAACAATTTTTTCGTCTTCCTTGTTCCCAACTATTGTTGATTGCCTTAGAGACACCCTAAAGGATGAGAAG TTCCCTCTTCGAGAAACTTCAACCAAGGCATTGGGAAGGCTGCTTCTTTATAGAGCTAAGGTAGATCCTTCTGATACATCGCTTTACAAAGATGTTCTTTCACTGCTAGTTTTATCCACCCGTGATGACTCCAGTGAAGTTAGAAGAAGGGCATTATCTGCCATAAAAGCTGTTGCTAAG GCAAATCCATCGGCTATTTTGTCACAAGGCACCATGGTTGGTCCTGCACTAGCGGAGTGTTTGAAAGATGGGAATACCCCAGTTAGACTTGCTGCAGAACGATGTGCTCTGCATGCCTTCCAACTAGCAAAGG GTTCAGAAAATGTTCAAGCAGCTCAGAAGTATATTACTGGTTTGGATGCTAGGCGTCTATCCAAGTTTCCCGAATTTAG CGATGACAGTGATGATAGCGACGAGGATACCTCAAGTAGCTAA